CTACACAACATCAACAAACACTCAACAGCTTCATTaactaattaaagaaaaaaaaacaataacttttTGCAATCGTGAATACACCAAATTTAGGACGCATTCAAGGGAAGTcgtaaaataagatttttttttccccaagaagaAAAGGTCATAAAACATCATCAACAAGctcaatgtcattttaatattggttTTGGAACCATTTGTAAGGACGTCACTTAGCTCCATCACTAAATCAACATTAAGTCTCACTTTAATGGTGTTTGCAGGTGCACCTTTTAACCCCTCTGGAGAACCTAAGAAGCTACATCAACAACCGCCCACCATTGGTCATCTTTATGATCAGCGTTAGTGCCGTAGCCATCGCTTTTCTTACCATCGGCTATTTCTTTAAAATCAAGGAGATCAAATCTCCAGAATTGACCGAGGTGGGTTCATTCCTACATAAAGGTGGCACTAATCATGAAAGACTAATTGGAACGTACATCTCAGGACTGGAACACGTTCCTGTTACGCTATAATGAGCTGGACTTCTGCGTGTCAGAGAACGAGACCATCAAGCACGGCCTTAACGATTCCACAACGCCGGAGAGCCTGTCGGCGACTAGCGGACAAGCGCGGCCCAGCACGTCGGCACCGCTACTCTCCGAGGAATCGGGCTTCATCAACATTTCGGTGCCCATCACTCTCACATTGGACCCCCAGCGGCCCTTTGGAGGATACTCTCGCAACATCACGCATTTGTACGCTAGTGTCTTGGGGCAACAAGTCGGCTTGTCTGGTGAGACAGAGTATTTGTCCTTATATCTTGATAAATAGAGAGAAAGATATGcaccagagaaagagagagaaataggCCAGATGTACAAGAGATAGAGATATGTTAGGAATTCGGTTAAGTTTTTGGTTGCATCCTTATGAATCATGTCTTCCAGGCCGAGAAGCCCATGAAGAGATCAACATCACGTTCACCTTGCCGGTGTCCTGGAGCGCCGATGACTGCATCCTACACGGCCACTGCGAGCAGGTGGTGTTTAGCACGTGCATGACCATCACGGCGGCCAGTAACATCTTCCCAGTCACAGTGTGAGTGACCCATCTAGACAGCAATGGAGAGCTATGTAACAAATCTGGGTGAAAAGtgaccattgtttttttctgttttctcctTTCTAGGCAGCCGCCCCACTGCGTACCGGAGACATACACCAATGCCACATCGTGGTACAAAGTTTTCACCACTGTGCGCGACTCGGACACCAAGTATAGTCAGGACTACAACCCCTTCTGGTGCTATAAGGGCGCCGTGGGCAAGGTCTACCACGCCCTCAACCCTAAACTCACAGTTATTGTGCCCGATGTGagtaattcatttgaaatgaatcatTCCGTTCAATCCttaatccatttaaacacaatttCTTCCCGTCTCCATTATTTTGCCAGGATGACCGTTCGCTAATTAACCTGCACCTGATGCACACCAGCTACTTTCTCTTCGTTATGGTCATCACCATGTTTTGCTACGCCGTTATTAAGGGCAGGCCTGGAAAAGTGCGGCAAAGCACCCCTGATTTTTTCCCCGAGAAGGTAATGCACTTAACAcgggggtagggaacctatggctcgggagccacatgtggctcttttgacgagtgcatctggctctttgctaagctgtgagctaaaatatagaaaaatcactggtgacagaactgagatttCACATCTAAAActgctttaattttcatttgtttttgcagtagactcttctggaacgcatcctctcattgattggcaacagcataagaatcttttaaaaatattctttttttttccactttaaaagtggtaaaattacaaaaagaaattgaaaaggcactcgtttacattgatgtattttgacttttaaatttgtagtatggctcacaagaaataactttttaaaactTGGTTTCTTTTGTCTTGCAGGTGGCACTTTCTGACGGCTAAGATGCTATGAGAAGATCATTTGAGGTAAAGATGACAACtacccccctccaaaaaaaaatacaataaaaaccaCGCAGCGACATCTCACCGAGTTGCCAGGTGGACTCCCAAAAATGATTTCGAAACTCTGCTCGCAATGATGTTGGGATGGTCCAACCAAAGATACAAGTGCCTGCCATCTGTAATATAGTTAAGACGCAttgaggaacatttttttttccattttttttttttggggtgtcaaTAATAGGTGGATTATTTAGTTGATTTTGCCTCTGGAGTCTTCCGTTGCCATATCGGGACAATGCAGTAGAGGGAGTCAACGTCACTTCAAACATACCTGAATAAAACACAGGAATCAGAtaaggtattttaaaaaaaaatacaaaaacaaaagggacATGAAAGAGAACTTTCCAGAATTGGATGTGTTTCTTTCGTCCTGCtaaattttttggtgtttggtttgtaattgttaattgaattttaTGCCAATCTAGTCAAGAATGTTTATTCATCAGAAACGATCAGATTcaagattgacattttttttgtctgtctaaTTGTTAGTATGTGATTTCCTGACAAACATTACAAATGGCTCAGGTGGGAGCTAAAAAATTCCGTGAGTTTTTCATTGGGGAGATTGAGTTGTAAAAAGTTGTGACTCGTAACTCATCAGCTGTCACTGACAGATTTTGAGTAAGAAGGTTTGAAaaggacctttttttttaagtttgcgCTGCTTTTGGCACAAGAGAAAGTTGCCTTACCTGCGATAGATGAACTTGCGTCATTGTCGTTTATTTGTGAAATTCATCTTTGAGTTCATATCAACAACACcggaaattatttcattttgggggtcattattttctttgtttagatAGTGAACGCACATGGTAGATTTTTCTTGCACATTTGGActtgatttcctttttttcttctttccttccATTTAGTTTTATTcctgcaccaaaaaaaatatttgtatacttATATTTATGAttaaagtaatttatttttttctgtaacgaTAATGTACAAAATGACTGAGCGTTTGGACGAGATTCTCTCATAAACATTTGACAATCATTTAACGGAAATCAAGTTCAAGTTATCATTTGTTGCTTTTTAATGATGAAGCGAAATCCTGCCGAAATCTGCCTTTTTctgcattattattttcataccTCTTCTTCCATTGACTTCCATGTAAAGCACCTGTTgaatgtactttattttttgccCCCTTCAATCCTGCAATACAAAATCATAACACCATTTCATCAACTTATTAAAGGACCGTGTTGGCACAAATACTCTCCCATCTCTTCATTTATTGTCAAGTTAAAGCAGACttaatacatacaaaaaaaggataaatatgcTAGTACAACTTTCTACGATTTTAATAGACATTTAATTAAAGTTGAAGTTGCACATCATTAAAACATTGAAGTTATTCAATTTGCTTTtaacttttcaatttttttcatatattcatttattaaaattaaataatgcttgtttaaaaaaaagaggctcAATTTtcgcataggctccagcaccctctgtgacacTTTGTGAGGgtgagtggttcagaaaatgaatggatgttttTAAGAAAggcttgaaaaaataaatgcaattattattaagaatttattttataatgtattcattaaaatataGCACATAGAATTAGGTGTATTGTCAAATtagatttgagtttttttaatttaataaatataagtCATTCTATTGTTTTCAAATTCAGTTAATAGATACTTGAAATACTTTTATATAGTTCTGTAATTGTcttaattgaaaatatgaatacacTTTTAACACTTAAGTGCTTTTTAAATGAGCCCATTGGCTTAGCTTTCTTTTAAATCCACATTGAAATTGAGTGACAGTTGAAAAATGTGCATATAAACCCTTGTAAATTAATACGAAGTGAATGAAAGTGCCTCAAAATCATGCTGGTGCCTTGATTTCTTTcagtatatctaaaaaaaaaaaaatcccccagggGGCAAATTTGTAAGCattatttttacatcaattCTTATCATTTCTTATAAGAGGTTTCTTTTAAAACTGTCACCACCAGGGGACACTCTCTTCTAAAGCAGAATCTCTGATGTTAAATTACTCTACTGTGTGCTTCAATTCGTTATCTGTGTGAATGTGTTGCTAGAATGAGTTGTTGGTGGTGATAACAATGGCCGATGGCACAATTGGCTGCCTCACTTTTGTCAGACTGCCCCCACGGGTAGCTTTGTCTACTATACTTATTTGTCATCTTTTAGTTTGGAGCCAATGAAAGTAAAGTGTCTGAGTATCCTGagaaatttagtgtccaatcagcctatcatgcatttttttgttttgcacgcaggcctgggaagaacatgctgactcacacaggtggaccgacctggatttgaacccaactgcgaggctgacatgctaaccactcatccactgggccaccctcAGTTAAATATGCtctatctatttatgtattgATACTGGGTGTATTAAATGATAGGGTGTGGTGGAAGCATCAAAGTATGCTTCCTCATAAACAGTATAAGGTTTAGTAGCCTGAGAagggaaaatgtgaaaatgtgttaTACTTTAGTGACCCAAAACCAACCACTTTTGCCCAAATCAAAAATAAGTGAATCCAGGGGTTCTTCTCAATACACCTTGAATCGTTCAGTGATTTCAACCACTGGTGACCCTAAGTGAGTCCTAAACAGTCTGACCCGTTCATCTCCCGTTACTTTTAAAGCGAATTCTAATGTCCCCAAACTCCGTCGCCAGTGACGTGGAAATGAAGCAGCAGTTCCTGTTTACCGGGCGGTTGCCGGGCAGCAACATCAGCTGATCCCGCAGCCACCCCCCTCCCTCgcttcctcccttcctcccttcaTCCTTCCCTCCCCGGATAATCCCTCCACTCTCCCCTCGTCGGCGCACTCCTGCCTCCGCTCTGGTGCAGATCGACAGCCGTGGGTGGAGCACGGGGGTCTCCGAAAAAGAGAGCGGGAAGGCGGGAGGGGCGGCAATCAGACGGCGTGGGGGGTCTGAGGAGGTATCTGGCACGTCCACCCGAGAGGAGACGTCTTTTTggattcttttctatttttgtggGTGCTGCGCTTGGGAGAAGGTTCCTATCTTGGACCGCATGCATGACACAACGCAAAGGCGAGAAACCCACCATCAGCATCCAGGAGCACATGGCCATTGACGTATGCCCCGGACCCATCCAGCCCATCAAGCAGATCTCGGACTACTTCCCCCGCTACCCCCGGGGCCTGCCGCCCGTCG
This portion of the Stigmatopora nigra isolate UIUO_SnigA chromosome 19, RoL_Snig_1.1, whole genome shotgun sequence genome encodes:
- the tmem248 gene encoding transmembrane protein 248, which encodes MVHLLTPLENLRSYINNRPPLVIFMISVSAVAIAFLTIGYFFKIKEIKSPELTEDWNTFLLRYNELDFCVSENETIKHGLNDSTTPESLSATSGQARPSTSAPLLSEESGFINISVPITLTLDPQRPFGGYSRNITHLYASVLGQQVGLSGREAHEEINITFTLPVSWSADDCILHGHCEQVVFSTCMTITAASNIFPVTVQPPHCVPETYTNATSWYKVFTTVRDSDTKYSQDYNPFWCYKGAVGKVYHALNPKLTVIVPDDDRSLINLHLMHTSYFLFVMVITMFCYAVIKGRPGKVRQSTPDFFPEKVALSDG